From the genome of Bacteroides sp. MSB163, one region includes:
- a CDS encoding polysaccharide biosynthesis protein → MNLKIYYKNLSSRIASKWTILAIDICLIMISMLLACILQFGVSSIVYKMSLYVWMIFFSLFCNLCFFSVFHTYVGVIRFSSFVDIYRVFISLTLSYGVLGVGNFCWSTFGLGETLPGGIIFIAYILNFIFMACLRILVKMLHEVLSFDIRHCVNVFIYGFRGTGVNIAKSMRVSRNNHYRVCGFISDEPWMIGKHTMGCRVYANDKMLFEHLKRKNVRTIIASPDKLVDLEQSGIVAQMLAQDIHVMTVPPLSDCLDDGIIKDIHIEDWLRREPIQVDIRKIAAYVEGHRILITGAAGTVGQGIVRQLAALNPYQLILVDQAESPLYDIQLELSDHWKNLEVRVLVADVTNYTRMEAIFRECMPQLVFHAAAYKHVAMLEDYASEAIQVNILGTKTVADLSVKYKIKKCMIISTDHAFCPVHAMGYSKCLAEMYVQGLSRKVVQENSLTKLFVVRFSDVYPDAPRSLMTVSEACQLILETGNLGENGEIYVFEDDAVEDTLPTSYEKIKKSKGYFIDYTMICEQINTLTENNCMQDSAVIINKMKKIISYFSESCVDA, encoded by the coding sequence ATGAATTTGAAGATATATTATAAGAATCTTTCATCCCGTATTGCCTCCAAGTGGACTATATTGGCTATTGATATTTGTTTGATAATGATTTCCATGCTTTTAGCATGTATCCTTCAGTTCGGGGTGTCTTCTATAGTATATAAGATGTCATTGTATGTATGGATGATTTTTTTCTCTTTGTTTTGTAATCTGTGTTTCTTTTCGGTCTTTCATACATATGTTGGAGTTATTCGTTTTTCTTCGTTTGTGGATATCTATAGAGTGTTTATATCTCTTACATTGAGCTATGGAGTACTGGGGGTAGGAAATTTTTGCTGGTCAACTTTTGGTTTGGGAGAAACATTACCCGGTGGAATAATTTTTATAGCATATATTCTTAACTTCATATTCATGGCATGTCTGCGCATTTTGGTGAAAATGTTACATGAAGTTTTGTCTTTTGATATTCGGCATTGTGTGAATGTGTTTATTTATGGCTTTCGTGGAACTGGAGTGAATATAGCAAAATCTATGCGTGTAAGTAGGAATAATCATTATCGTGTATGTGGCTTTATTTCTGATGAGCCGTGGATGATAGGCAAACACACTATGGGATGTAGGGTATATGCTAATGATAAGATGTTATTTGAACACTTAAAAAGGAAGAATGTACGTACGATTATTGCTTCACCTGATAAATTGGTGGATTTGGAACAGTCTGGTATAGTAGCGCAAATGTTAGCTCAGGATATCCATGTGATGACAGTGCCTCCCTTGAGCGATTGTTTGGATGATGGAATTATAAAAGATATCCATATAGAAGATTGGCTTCGTCGTGAACCAATTCAGGTTGATATCCGTAAGATAGCGGCTTATGTTGAGGGACATCGAATATTGATAACCGGTGCTGCTGGTACTGTAGGGCAGGGAATCGTTCGTCAGTTGGCGGCGCTAAATCCATATCAGTTGATATTGGTTGATCAGGCTGAATCTCCTTTGTACGATATTCAATTGGAACTGTCTGACCATTGGAAAAATCTCGAAGTACGGGTTTTAGTAGCAGATGTTACAAATTATACTCGTATGGAGGCTATTTTCAGAGAGTGTATGCCGCAGTTAGTCTTTCATGCTGCAGCATATAAACACGTTGCCATGCTTGAAGATTATGCTTCTGAAGCTATACAGGTGAATATTTTAGGAACAAAAACTGTAGCGGATTTGTCTGTAAAATACAAAATTAAAAAATGTATGATAATTTCTACTGATCATGCTTTCTGTCCGGTGCATGCTATGGGGTATAGTAAATGTTTGGCTGAAATGTATGTACAGGGATTATCTCGCAAAGTAGTGCAGGAAAATAGTCTTACTAAATTGTTTGTAGTTCGCTTCAGTGATGTATATCCTGATGCCCCTCGCAGTTTAATGACTGTATCGGAAGCTTGTCAGTTGATATTGGAAACGGGGAATTTGGGTGAGAATGGTGAAATCTATGTGTTTGAAGATGATGCAGTAGAAGATACACTGCCTACCAGCTATGAAAAAATAAAGAAAAGCAAAGGATATTTCATTGATTATACTATGATTTGCGAGCAGATTAATACTTTAACGGAAAATAATTGCATGCAGGATTCAGCGGTAATAATTAACAAAATGAAAAAAATAATCTCATATTTTTCTGAGTCTTGTGTGGATGCCTGA
- a CDS encoding tyrosine-type recombinase/integrase produces the protein MATIRLTVLSSIKEQDGRLPILVCISQKKKRAYIKTTFLLNDIAEFENGKVAYRKDASVMNKRLEFVFSQYKEKFDSIENIEYLSAMQIKQIIISKERPSHISFLEYWKKRVGEFKEEGRESYARMNEETIRIFTIAEGDVPIPAINTIMIEHFKKWMMRKGYANGNIGLRLTHLKARINELIKAGILKQDVHPFAYTKIPTAEPKECDLTIEEFQRIRNTELEGKRISLGKDMLLLSFYLCGINLKDLLSVNLSSDILSFERTKTLHAKTGKANITIPIHPEARAIINKYINKKGMLDLGYSYTYSNLQKYINLCMRELKDRLGIKQTLCFYSARKTFAQFASELGIPDGVIDYCLGHSDKSKGIIRFYTKVKQKQAEIAINRVIDYVNNPEKYKDYIEMRADIMMMKG, from the coding sequence ATGGCAACAATCAGATTAACAGTTTTAAGTTCCATTAAGGAACAGGATGGCAGACTACCAATATTAGTCTGTATCTCACAAAAGAAAAAGCGGGCTTACATCAAAACGACTTTCCTATTGAATGATATTGCAGAATTCGAAAACGGAAAGGTCGCATATCGCAAAGATGCAAGTGTAATGAACAAACGATTAGAGTTTGTATTCTCACAATATAAAGAGAAATTTGACTCCATAGAAAACATTGAGTATCTCTCTGCTATGCAGATCAAACAAATAATTATTTCTAAAGAACGTCCATCCCATATTTCATTCTTAGAATATTGGAAAAAACGAGTTGGTGAATTCAAAGAAGAAGGAAGAGAAAGTTATGCAAGAATGAATGAGGAAACAATACGCATCTTTACTATTGCTGAAGGAGACGTACCTATTCCTGCCATTAATACCATAATGATTGAACACTTCAAAAAGTGGATGATGAGAAAAGGCTATGCAAATGGAAATATCGGATTAAGGCTTACCCATTTGAAAGCAAGAATCAACGAATTAATCAAAGCCGGCATTCTTAAACAAGATGTACATCCCTTTGCTTATACCAAAATCCCAACTGCCGAACCCAAGGAGTGCGATCTAACAATAGAGGAGTTTCAAAGAATACGAAATACCGAATTAGAAGGGAAGAGGATTAGTTTAGGAAAAGACATGCTTCTACTATCTTTCTATTTATGCGGAATAAATCTGAAAGACCTATTATCAGTAAATCTATCATCAGACATTCTTTCTTTCGAAAGAACTAAGACACTACATGCAAAGACAGGAAAAGCAAATATTACAATACCGATACATCCAGAAGCAAGAGCTATAATAAATAAGTATATTAATAAAAAAGGCATGCTGGATTTAGGGTATTCTTACACGTATTCTAATCTACAGAAGTATATAAACCTTTGCATGAGAGAGCTGAAAGACCGTTTAGGAATCAAGCAAACACTATGCTTCTATTCCGCTCGCAAAACTTTTGCTCAATTTGCATCAGAACTTGGCATACCAGACGGTGTGATAGACTACTGTCTAGGGCATTCGGACAAAAGCAAAGGAATTATTAGGTTCTATACAAAAGTCAAACAAAAGCAAGCTGAAATAGCAATCAATCGGGTGATCGATTACGTGAACAACCCCGAAAAATATAAAGACTACATCGAAATGAGAGCAGATATTATGATGATGAAAGGGTAA
- a CDS encoding DUF6965 family protein → MAYNYDEDSVKAIIQWAETAQLPKEVVLSEAEHITDTSIYVRANINDIKQHYPDGFYNPAITRLYRLKEFVEGTAE, encoded by the coding sequence ATGGCATACAATTATGACGAAGATAGTGTGAAGGCTATTATACAATGGGCTGAGACTGCTCAACTTCCTAAAGAAGTAGTATTAAGTGAAGCTGAACATATTACTGATACCAGTATTTATGTTAGAGCCAATATCAACGACATTAAACAGCATTACCCGGATGGGTTTTACAATCCGGCCATTACGCGACTGTACAGGCTGAAGGAATTTGTAGAAGGGACGGCTGAATAG
- a CDS encoding SDH family Clp fold serine proteinase: MASWSEILNEANASADPISFLNQKRTTLLNSIHTYTGRNVITYYSSWLTKPQAPDIDINDSDKNAFMQAIYKMDKSKGLDLILHTPGGGIAATESIVDYLHSIFDGDIRAIVPQIAMSAGTMMALSCSSIMMGKHSNLGPVDPQNRGISCQEALEEFETAKQEVLDNPSSLGLWQVLISKYTPTFLISCKNAIDWSKALANTWITNNPNIELKNVQQIIKLFVEHNESKSHDRHISKEKCREVGLNIIDMERDQKLQDLILSLHHCYMIFFDKTIVVKIVENQLGAAYLRTYTENPKQ, translated from the coding sequence ATGGCCAGTTGGAGTGAAATCTTAAATGAAGCAAATGCTTCTGCAGATCCAATATCTTTCCTGAATCAAAAGAGAACTACTCTTTTAAATTCTATCCATACATATACAGGTAGGAATGTTATTACCTATTACTCATCTTGGTTGACAAAGCCACAAGCTCCTGATATTGACATTAATGATTCTGATAAAAATGCATTTATGCAGGCTATTTATAAGATGGACAAATCTAAGGGGTTAGATTTGATTTTACACACCCCTGGAGGTGGTATTGCGGCAACAGAAAGCATTGTTGATTATTTGCATTCAATATTTGATGGTGATATAAGAGCTATTGTACCCCAGATAGCGATGTCTGCTGGTACAATGATGGCTTTGTCGTGTTCTTCCATTATGATGGGTAAGCATTCCAATTTAGGTCCAGTTGATCCTCAAAACCGCGGTATTTCTTGTCAAGAAGCATTGGAGGAATTTGAGACAGCCAAACAGGAAGTTTTAGATAATCCTTCATCTTTGGGGCTATGGCAAGTACTCATATCTAAATACACACCAACCTTTCTTATTTCATGTAAGAACGCAATAGATTGGTCTAAGGCATTAGCAAATACATGGATTACGAATAACCCTAATATCGAATTAAAAAATGTACAACAGATAATAAAACTATTTGTAGAACATAATGAAAGTAAATCACATGATAGGCATATTTCAAAAGAAAAATGCAGGGAAGTGGGATTGAATATCATTGACATGGAAAGAGATCAAAAATTACAAGATTTGATATTAAGCCTACATCATTGTTATATGATTTTTTTCGATAAGACGATAGTTGTTAAAATTGTTGAAAACCAATTGGGGGCTGCATATCTGCGAACTTATACTGAAAATCCTAAGCAATAG
- a CDS encoding DUF6808 domain-containing protein translates to MKKLPWILVILLAVVCVVAWFRPHEPLPAEIRTETKVKTVVEVDTLLISPPMAPLLVFRLTDTMRIGDTVVYREQAYYEDSLYRVWVSGYRPRLDSLMVFPKTVYQTVTNDIYHTIKPKKKRWGLGLQAGYGYPCGMYAGIGVIYNLFQW, encoded by the coding sequence ATGAAAAAGTTGCCTTGGATATTAGTTATATTGCTGGCAGTGGTTTGTGTGGTTGCCTGGTTCCGTCCGCACGAACCTTTGCCGGCAGAAATACGTACCGAGACAAAGGTAAAGACTGTTGTAGAGGTTGATACATTGCTTATATCGCCACCTATGGCGCCTCTGTTGGTTTTCCGGTTAACAGATACTATGCGTATCGGCGATACGGTAGTTTATCGTGAGCAGGCTTATTACGAGGATAGTCTTTACCGAGTATGGGTGAGCGGATATCGGCCGAGGTTAGATAGTTTGATGGTATTTCCAAAGACTGTGTATCAGACAGTGACAAATGATATTTACCACACCATTAAGCCTAAGAAGAAACGTTGGGGATTAGGGTTGCAGGCTGGTTACGGTTATCCGTGCGGAATGTATGCGGGGATTGGCGTTATCTACAACCTTTTTCAGTGGTAG
- a CDS encoding N-acetylmuramoyl-L-alanine amidase: MRVLVDNGHGENTPGKRSPDGRLREWAYTREIADMVIFGLRKKDIDAERIVKEDTDVPLSERCRRANDIYKETGKKAILVSIHCNAAGSGASWMKAKGWSVFVSNNASSNSKRLAECLGQIAECIPVPVRKPMPNQLYWQQNLAICRDTNCPAVLTENFFQDNKEDVEYLLSQEGKQTVAQIHIDGIVKYLSL, encoded by the coding sequence ATGAGAGTGTTGGTTGACAATGGGCACGGTGAGAATACTCCGGGCAAACGTTCACCGGACGGAAGATTGAGAGAGTGGGCCTATACAAGAGAAATTGCCGATATGGTTATTTTCGGCTTACGTAAAAAAGATATTGATGCTGAACGTATCGTAAAAGAAGATACGGATGTTCCTTTGTCTGAGCGATGCAGGCGGGCGAATGACATCTATAAAGAGACAGGAAAAAAAGCTATACTTGTTTCTATCCATTGCAATGCGGCTGGTTCCGGTGCTAGTTGGATGAAAGCAAAAGGATGGAGCGTATTTGTATCAAATAACGCTTCAAGTAATAGTAAAAGGTTAGCTGAATGCCTGGGACAAATAGCCGAATGTATTCCAGTTCCCGTCCGTAAACCAATGCCCAACCAATTGTACTGGCAGCAGAACCTTGCCATTTGCCGGGACACGAATTGTCCGGCTGTACTCACTGAGAATTTCTTTCAGGATAACAAGGAAGATGTAGAATACCTTTTGTCCCAGGAAGGTAAACAGACGGTTGCGCAGATACATATTGATGGTATCGTTAAATATCTGAGCTTATGA
- a CDS encoding InlB B-repeat-containing protein, whose product MANLNIPIKNTGDTLSADEFNQVVSAVNSKVDAVSGKGLSTNDYTTQDKQNLSQLLTRVDNLENSAGGSGGILISDVESKVGSYRFGVTEHDIYACSVSLIVPPTSVGEEKEYIVSDSPLGNNMYLTAKNITVKDSAGKFYPGAIEVKQMYVTEDFETKLSVICKSAIPAGSTLMLTLEYLKLAGEIIEFSIVLPSGVSADSVNLSFAPLKYDKHFAFTYTADDSVEGAYARIWRRINQKWIDDSEFFHLGNTPTTGYTPEYPLVYTDGCGNDRRFGFSVALWPTLGNEYNPNGLIGDGTNKNSIYITWPELDLMKDWGVSMLYHNVDERIYDKTNPADIVKGFKADYDKVLDKLNRRMKVMGLPDGNTAYVTAADESPLVDFYRSSLHHLEKIYLKSTGSLYKKRTYGGTNSSVNDVKLEELAEQHTSDNPYWVGITTHRVDLSRIELLETIYSLYGKGGDDSLWVASWDEIYEYIQMRLNSVIKKIVSNNTVTWKILVPFSKNYYFKDLSFLVSGITSVDALTVSDKIFGYSYAAHGSGMLVNVNFNELLLECAEKYTVKFESTLSEEDKTDAYYFVNQLKDTLKAPFAARLSVNEAAPVLNSISINDGVTVTYNQLVSITLNMPGGLTHYKVGETADLSGASWIVGTSKIFSYQLSSGYASKTVYVQVKNSFGESEIKSSSILYSERPAVSYTVTGKANNTTYGTVTPAVQDVAEGGQASVNAQANDGYVIGSWSGADTSTGVGTNTGTATVNNVQSNKTITCNFQKEGGSGTAGKTIVSFAQLGNNISYDTVNGEIINNMSIVQGASYTTNLLKDTSGNEVGNYLKAKNDYPGEYGVDISTINTGVRQPTVDDSGPYPAKYIGRYNCGDRVASGIKAMLRFQAFTAGTYKVRILPSCSTAIQEDQFSSIFYSANNVETNISFSPLNNMTQFVEIDNVTVGSDGLLDVYLWNTLGVNYVPGVNLIEIIKLS is encoded by the coding sequence ATGGCAAATTTGAATATACCTATAAAAAATACCGGTGATACATTGTCAGCGGATGAGTTTAATCAGGTGGTTTCCGCTGTTAACAGCAAAGTGGACGCTGTATCAGGCAAAGGGCTGTCAACGAATGACTATACAACTCAAGACAAGCAAAATCTGTCTCAGCTCTTGACGCGTGTTGATAATCTTGAAAACTCCGCAGGCGGGTCAGGTGGGATACTTATATCTGACGTGGAAAGCAAAGTTGGTTCTTACAGATTTGGAGTTACTGAACATGATATATATGCTTGTTCAGTGTCACTGATAGTTCCTCCTACCTCTGTTGGAGAAGAAAAGGAATATATTGTAAGTGACTCACCGCTGGGAAATAATATGTATTTGACAGCGAAAAACATAACCGTGAAAGATTCTGCCGGTAAGTTCTATCCGGGAGCGATTGAAGTCAAACAGATGTATGTGACGGAAGACTTTGAGACAAAGTTATCCGTGATATGCAAATCTGCAATACCGGCCGGTTCAACCTTGATGCTGACCCTCGAATATCTTAAACTTGCAGGAGAGATTATCGAATTTAGTATTGTTCTTCCTTCTGGTGTTAGTGCGGATTCTGTGAACTTGAGTTTTGCACCTCTTAAATATGACAAGCATTTTGCATTTACCTATACGGCCGATGACTCTGTAGAGGGAGCTTATGCACGAATTTGGCGTCGTATCAATCAAAAATGGATTGATGACAGCGAGTTTTTCCATCTTGGCAACACACCGACAACCGGTTATACACCAGAATATCCGTTGGTGTATACTGATGGCTGCGGCAATGATCGCCGTTTCGGTTTTAGCGTTGCATTATGGCCAACTTTGGGAAACGAATATAATCCTAACGGTCTTATAGGAGATGGGACAAATAAAAATAGCATATATATAACTTGGCCTGAACTTGACTTAATGAAAGACTGGGGTGTTTCTATGCTTTACCACAATGTTGATGAGCGTATATATGACAAGACTAATCCGGCAGATATTGTAAAAGGGTTTAAAGCCGATTATGATAAGGTTTTGGATAAACTGAATCGTCGAATGAAAGTAATGGGACTCCCTGACGGTAATACCGCTTATGTTACTGCGGCGGATGAGTCTCCATTGGTTGACTTCTACCGTAGCTCATTACATCATCTGGAAAAGATATATCTGAAATCAACTGGTTCATTATACAAAAAAAGGACTTACGGCGGAACCAATTCTTCCGTTAATGATGTAAAGCTGGAAGAACTGGCTGAACAACATACAAGCGATAACCCCTACTGGGTGGGTATAACGACACACCGCGTAGACCTTTCCCGAATAGAGTTATTAGAAACTATCTATTCACTATACGGGAAAGGTGGTGACGATAGCCTTTGGGTTGCTTCCTGGGATGAGATATACGAGTATATACAGATGCGGTTAAACTCAGTCATTAAGAAGATAGTAAGCAATAATACTGTCACATGGAAGATATTGGTTCCATTTTCTAAGAACTATTATTTTAAGGACTTGTCATTCCTTGTATCCGGAATAACCTCTGTGGATGCATTAACGGTTTCCGACAAGATATTCGGATATAGCTATGCGGCTCATGGTTCAGGAATGCTTGTAAATGTGAATTTCAACGAGTTGCTCCTGGAATGTGCCGAGAAGTATACGGTTAAATTTGAAAGTACATTGTCAGAGGAAGATAAAACGGATGCCTACTATTTCGTGAATCAGTTGAAGGATACTTTGAAGGCTCCATTTGCTGCAAGATTATCAGTTAATGAGGCCGCTCCGGTGCTCAATTCGATATCAATCAATGATGGCGTAACGGTGACTTACAACCAATTGGTTTCTATAACTCTCAATATGCCTGGCGGACTTACTCATTATAAAGTTGGTGAGACTGCCGACTTATCCGGTGCAAGCTGGATTGTCGGCACATCGAAAATTTTTTCTTATCAACTTTCATCCGGTTATGCATCCAAGACTGTATACGTGCAGGTTAAAAACAGTTTTGGCGAGTCTGAAATCAAGTCTTCATCTATCTTATATTCCGAACGTCCGGCCGTATCTTATACAGTAACGGGAAAGGCGAATAACACTACATACGGTACTGTGACGCCTGCCGTTCAAGATGTTGCCGAGGGAGGACAGGCAAGCGTTAACGCGCAGGCTAATGATGGCTATGTTATCGGTAGTTGGAGTGGCGCGGATACGAGTACCGGTGTAGGGACTAATACCGGGACAGCGACCGTTAATAATGTGCAGAGTAATAAAACAATAACTTGCAACTTCCAGAAAGAAGGCGGCAGCGGTACTGCTGGAAAGACTATCGTTTCATTCGCTCAACTTGGCAATAATATATCTTATGATACGGTCAATGGCGAGATCATAAATAATATGTCGATTGTTCAAGGAGCAAGTTATACGACTAATCTGTTGAAGGATACTTCCGGAAATGAGGTGGGTAATTATTTAAAGGCCAAGAATGATTATCCCGGTGAATACGGTGTGGATATATCTACGATAAATACCGGTGTTCGCCAGCCGACAGTAGACGATAGCGGGCCGTATCCGGCAAAATATATCGGTCGATATAATTGTGGCGACAGGGTGGCTTCCGGTATTAAGGCGATGTTGAGATTCCAAGCATTTACCGCGGGAACATATAAAGTCAGAATATTACCCTCTTGTAGCACGGCTATTCAAGAAGACCAGTTCTCATCAATATTTTATTCTGCAAATAATGTTGAGACCAATATATCATTTAGTCCACTGAATAACATGACTCAATTTGTCGAGATTGACAATGTAACAGTTGGTAGCGATGGGCTATTGGATGTATATCTCTGGAATACCTTGGGCGTGAATTATGTGCCAGGAGTAAATCTGATTGAAATAATAAAATTATCGTAA